A part of Cydia amplana chromosome 24, ilCydAmpl1.1, whole genome shotgun sequence genomic DNA contains:
- the LOC134659079 gene encoding uncharacterized protein LOC134659079 translates to MPWPDIIKKYPSMIELTPEKRKNKLALHIPANEIPKLTSDTENTQDSKEDGQGPAEIYMVPVSAISGQKSLGSQNTPPLRVGIRNKEPMSPEQMKMVHRHLLIAITKQFTGGGPEFLSFTHKRGWIQITCVDQRSKDWLVEEVQSLEPWPGVLLSIVPEEQLPNPPKVVTMIPESEAGSVQEALDLLRAQNKGLNTGHWQVLHERVEKDKSRTVTFIIDEKSFETLKDQNFQAALGFKIVTFRIKDGGSQLLRRPATKDEDPVTPDSSTKLENSEDLGLTYVTNSMETDRDKHSSTQAKGNDKSGIVDLTVDQDGFAALAAAEKVTSQANYGFGARFIQNKGVIDLTENKDEVSGKNRSRAQTSQPKFGSRPTIQNSLRPGDVRLGQGSKEVNQTPVRGSQSSQGKNGVHLTENRDRTPRPEEGGYSSWIIQDPESFTAGIVPGLSFLNTGGPPTDYEPRNIQDPTRTSTGQDSSDRRLSPSKDDRLPKSYRLPVKRSRKDRGTDRDRPPRLNRPSPQRRNSQDSQRYDRPAYSQDSGRGDTVKSWENSTRGHPRLMLWELVQKSRERPKGLNFDCVDFKSTKEY, encoded by the coding sequence ATGCCCTGGCCCGATATAATCAAAAAGTATCCCTCAATGATTGAATTAACCCCCGAAAAACGAAAAAACAAGTTAGCACTGCACATACCTGCTAACGAAATTCCTAAACTGACTAGCGACACTGAAAACACACAAGATTCCAAGGAAGATGGTCAGGGACCTGCTGAGATATATATGGTACCGGTCTCTGCAATCAGTGGACAGAAATCTCTTGGCTCACAGAATACACCTCCTTTACGTGTCGGAATTCGAAACAAGGAACCTATGAGCCCAGAGCAAATGAAAATGGTCCACCGTCATCTACTCATAGCTATAACTAAGCAGTTCACAGGCGGTGGACCAGAGTTCCTGAGCTTCACACATAAGCGAGGCTGGATCCAAATTACATGCGTTGACCAGCGTAGTAAAGATTGGCTTGTGGAAGAAGTACAATCTCTAGAGCCCTGGCCCGGCGTGCTACTTTCTATTGTACCAGAAGAGCAATTACCTAATCCACCGAAAGTTGTCACTATGATCCCAGAATCAGAGGCAGGCTCGGTTCAAGAGGCCTTAGATCTACTCAGAGCACAGAACAAAGGTCTCAACACTGGACACTGGCAGGTACTTCATGAGAGAGTGGAAAAGGATAAAAGCAGGACAGTAACCTTCATAATTGATGAGAAATCATTTGAGACCCTGAAAGACCAGAATTTTCAAGCGGCCCTTGGCTTTAAGATCGTAACTTTTAGAATCAAGGACGGTGGATCGCAACTTCTTCGTCGACCTGCTACTAAAGACGAGGATCCTGTTACTCCTGATAGCAGTACTAAACTTGAAAACTCTGAAGATCTGGGCCTGACTTATGTCACAAATAGTATGGAAACCGATCGGGATAAGCACTCTTCCACACAAGCTAAAGGGAATGACAAAAGCGGTATAGTAGACTTAACTGTTGATCAAGATGGATTTGCTGCTTTAGCCGCTGCAGAAAAAGTAACATCTCAAGCTAATTATGGGTTTGGAGCAAGGTTTATCCAGAATAAAGGAGTAATAGACTTAACAGAAAATAAAGATGAAGTATCTGGTAAGAACAGATCAAGAGCTCAGACTTCCCAACCAAAATTTGGAAGTAGGCCAACTATTCAGAACTCTTTAAGACCAGGTGATGTGAGACTTGGACAAGGCAGTAAGGAAGTAAATCAAACTCCGGTCAGGGGCTCCCAATCTTCCCAGGGCAAAAATGGAGTACATTTGACTGAAAACCGGGATAGAACTCCAAGGCCTGAAGAGGGTGGGTATAGCTCCTGGATTATCCAGGATCCTGAAAGTTTTACAGCAGGAATAGTCCCTGGACTAAGCTTTTTAAACACAGGAGGACCACCTACAGATTATGAACCCCGGAATATTCAAGACCCAACTAGAACTTCAACTGGTCAAGACAGTTCTGATAGGAGATTGTCGCCTTCAAAGGATGACCGTTTACCTAAAAGTTATAGATTGCCTGTCAAGCGTAGTAGAAAGGATAGAGGAACTGATAGAGATAGACCTCCAAGATTAAATAGACCATCACCCCAAAGACGGAATAGTCAGGACTCGCAAAGGTATGATAGGCCTGCGTATAGTCAGGATAGTGGCAGGGGAGATACAGTAAAGAGTTGGGAAAACTCAACCAGGGGACATCCAAGATTAATGTTGTGGGAACTGGTGCAAAAGTCAAGAGAGCGACCAAAGGGTCTGAATTTTGACTGCGTTGATTTTAAGTCTACTAAGGAATATTAA